A region from the Thermanaeromonas toyohensis ToBE genome encodes:
- a CDS encoding nucleotidyltransferase domain-containing protein yields MSPNQKAISIARLYVETLRKKNLPIKAVILFGSQARGDYEADSDIDVLVVTERLDTEIREAILEAAFEISLSEDVMLIPLIYDLEKFESALFRSGPLYQNISQEGIIIQ; encoded by the coding sequence GTGTCACCTAATCAGAAGGCGATAAGCATAGCTAGATTATACGTAGAAACCTTGAGGAAGAAGAACCTACCCATTAAGGCGGTAATCCTCTTCGGGTCCCAGGCGAGGGGAGACTACGAGGCGGATTCGGACATTGATGTTCTTGTCGTTACTGAGAGGCTTGATACGGAAATACGCGAGGCTATCTTGGAAGCAGCCTTTGAGATTAGTCTTAGTGAGGATGTAATGCTGATACCTCTTATATACGACCTTGAGAAGTTTGAGTCTGCTCTATTCCGGTCTGGGCCCCTTTATCAGAATATAAGCCAGGAGGGGATTATTATCCAATGA
- a CDS encoding DUF2283 domain-containing protein: MKITYDPEVDALYIRFLETSVTTKHVDEGIAVDYSADGRLAGMEILDARKRFGSLEVFQEIAFKGLGVVPLAAKHL, from the coding sequence ATGAAAATAACCTATGACCCCGAGGTAGATGCCCTATATATTCGCTTCCTTGAGACTAGTGTTACCACGAAGCATGTTGACGAGGGCATTGCCGTGGATTATTCGGCAGACGGGCGGCTTGCCGGTATGGAAATCTTGGATGCCCGCAAGCGCTTCGGCAGCCTAGAGGTATTCCAGGAGATAGCCTTTAAAGGCCTTGGGGTTGTTCCCCTGGCTGCCAAGCACCTTTAA
- a CDS encoding type II toxin-antitoxin system VapC family toxin, which produces MKDKAPVKGFLLDTTALIDFFRGNKHTIALLEVLKEKAPLAACPITVAEVFSGAREKELPAIELFLSSLKFYPIDYEASRLAGRWRYTYARKGITLSLTDSLIAAVAVRNNLILVTANERHYPIEELIILTH; this is translated from the coding sequence ATGAAAGATAAGGCTCCGGTCAAAGGCTTTCTGCTGGATACCACAGCCTTAATTGACTTCTTCCGCGGGAACAAACACACCATAGCGCTATTAGAAGTGCTCAAGGAGAAAGCTCCTCTGGCTGCCTGTCCTATAACTGTGGCCGAGGTATTTTCCGGAGCCAGGGAAAAGGAGCTGCCCGCAATAGAGCTGTTTTTATCTAGCCTGAAGTTTTATCCCATAGATTACGAGGCCTCCCGCCTGGCTGGCCGCTGGCGCTATACCTACGCTCGGAAAGGCATTACCCTTAGCCTTACTGATTCCCTCATAGCAGCCGTAGCCGTCCGTAACAACTTGATCCTAGTGACGGCCAATGAAAGGCATTACCCAATAGAAGAGCTGATTATCCTCACCCATTGA
- a CDS encoding ImmA/IrrE family metallo-endopeptidase, whose protein sequence is MGSSWDIWKEADYGRAHARMAARRLLVEAGITCLPVNPFRLLRNYRSHGIDAVDIQWVAGVDIDGWSGYLAKHRRYAVFINSTRSYVKSRWTGAHELGHAVLRHSLHPIDSFDVERDPEEEREADIFAEELLIPTPFLHAVLKKHRIQSIHQLTAIFHVSKESMAIALEKFMPKSKIEKLMAQPSIPISYVEFIDRSTRVPVSCPHCGTLLYPTKRSLVSVCSCGLEIHYVDRDFAELTRGRGESPLF, encoded by the coding sequence ATGGGTTCTTCCTGGGACATATGGAAGGAAGCGGATTACGGCAGGGCGCACGCCCGCATGGCCGCGAGGAGACTGCTGGTCGAGGCCGGTATTACTTGTCTTCCGGTAAATCCCTTCAGGCTTCTCAGGAACTACCGCTCACACGGCATCGATGCCGTCGACATTCAGTGGGTGGCCGGAGTCGACATTGACGGCTGGTCGGGCTACCTGGCAAAGCACCGGCGGTATGCCGTCTTCATCAACAGCACACGGTCCTACGTGAAAAGCCGATGGACGGGCGCCCACGAACTGGGTCATGCCGTCCTGCGTCACTCCCTCCACCCCATCGACAGCTTCGACGTAGAGAGGGACCCGGAGGAAGAAAGGGAGGCCGACATCTTCGCCGAAGAGCTGCTCATCCCCACGCCTTTCCTCCACGCAGTCCTGAAAAAGCACCGCATCCAGTCGATTCACCAGCTGACTGCAATATTCCACGTTTCAAAGGAGTCCATGGCCATAGCTCTGGAGAAGTTCATGCCTAAGTCCAAAATTGAGAAACTGATGGCCCAGCCTTCGATCCCAATCTCTTATGTAGAGTTCATTGACAGGAGTACGCGCGTACCGGTCAGCTGTCCCCACTGCGGCACGCTCCTTTACCCTACCAAACGGAGCCTAGTGAGCGTCTGTTCGTGCGGACTAGAAATACATTACGTCGATAGAGATTTTGCCGAACTTACGAGAGGCCGCGGGGAAAGCCCACTCTTTTAA
- a CDS encoding LexA family protein yields MSTKRPEDEGIGRRIREARESRGVTRQELADRTGLSPYRIQRIELGYQAATYDDISRIARALEMDISTLTGEAPPSRNIDDILNDMLKRPLSEVLRWRRVPLVEKVVPGDALFAIENVVDYINLPEYREADFAVEVPEADAAVMMPALKKGDILICRRGAPVDGELVVLYPSEATKNALVRYLVRHHRGWVLRTMNPLIEDLPVNPDEAVAGSVVYVISRTGAYRDFCVPPSAEDFHDIGISREDLRDPDVREVIRLVGRARRQLSDEEKKTMVAAMEAYLRALERKK; encoded by the coding sequence ATGAGCACAAAAAGGCCTGAAGACGAAGGTATAGGGAGGAGGATACGGGAAGCGCGGGAGTCCCGCGGGGTCACCAGGCAGGAACTGGCTGACCGGACCGGGCTAAGCCCGTACAGGATACAGCGGATCGAGCTCGGCTACCAGGCGGCTACGTACGACGATATCAGCAGAATAGCCCGGGCCCTGGAAATGGACATCTCTACGCTTACGGGGGAAGCCCCTCCCTCCAGGAACATTGACGACATACTTAACGACATGCTAAAAAGGCCCCTATCGGAAGTCCTGCGCTGGAGGCGGGTGCCCCTCGTGGAAAAAGTGGTTCCAGGAGACGCGCTGTTCGCCATAGAAAACGTCGTGGACTATATCAACCTGCCCGAGTACCGGGAGGCCGACTTCGCCGTGGAAGTGCCCGAAGCCGATGCGGCCGTGATGATGCCAGCCCTCAAAAAGGGCGACATCTTGATATGCCGGAGGGGTGCTCCGGTGGACGGTGAGCTGGTCGTCCTGTATCCCTCCGAAGCGACAAAAAATGCCCTCGTGCGGTACCTCGTCCGGCACCACAGGGGCTGGGTACTCCGGACCATGAACCCCCTGATTGAAGACCTCCCCGTCAACCCAGACGAGGCGGTCGCGGGCAGCGTGGTCTATGTCATCAGCAGGACCGGAGCTTACAGGGACTTCTGCGTTCCCCCATCGGCTGAAGATTTCCATGACATAGGCATCTCGAGAGAAGACCTCAGAGACCCCGACGTACGTGAGGTTATCCGCCTGGTAGGCCGCGCCAGGAGGCAGCTGTCCGACGAAGAGAAAAAGACAATGGTAGCAGCTATGGAGGCATACCTGAGGGCGCTCGAGAGAAAAAAATAA
- a CDS encoding zinc ribbon domain-containing protein → MKVKRTLRIRISAKRRPRVKRFVLDLAQFRNLFLIFQDRYHKLFGQFILNESVIYSLLADKTKNKSPEQEEALREVSVRVMEDPELKALVGRMKEQKAKLDNNYVLQTAIRQVIKDYRGFLNSITEYRTSPAKFKEQPRPPRPKKLKTIAQVTAEFNSNAFEATSRALVLRLRVKGDEKIKIKLPAGIENVSSVRLTYHLSDAWVDVVYERELEAPEGELCYLAGIDLGLDNLVSLISTNPRVRSLIVSGKEIKSFNRWFNKKAAELRSAIDTLNNKVAEEKDEARKKSMLEELSELRLYFHNLCNYRRRWIETQFHRIARILADFLYETGHKKVYIGSGATTSKDGINLGRVTNQNLMGIPFRRFISILKYKLEELGVQAEEKDEPYTSKASSLSDDILEIQKKYAEAKEKQENVTIKCSGKRIERGLYRDDALNKVFNADLNGALNILKVGAQLREVPLNFKVLLYKLSTPLKFTLYEFIYGFKSKAESLLGIGNSRLATAG, encoded by the coding sequence ATGAAAGTTAAACGTACTTTACGGATCAGGATTTCCGCCAAGAGAAGACCCAGGGTTAAGAGATTCGTTCTAGATTTGGCCCAGTTCCGCAACCTGTTCCTGATCTTCCAGGACAGGTATCATAAACTCTTCGGGCAGTTTATACTGAACGAAAGCGTCATTTATTCCCTTCTGGCCGATAAAACCAAGAACAAAAGCCCTGAACAGGAGGAAGCACTGCGGGAAGTGTCCGTAAGGGTCATGGAGGACCCGGAACTCAAAGCCCTTGTCGGCAGGATGAAAGAACAGAAAGCTAAGTTGGATAACAATTACGTCCTCCAGACGGCCATCCGCCAGGTCATCAAAGACTACAGGGGCTTCCTCAACTCCATAACCGAATACCGCACCAGCCCGGCGAAATTTAAAGAACAACCGCGGCCACCCAGACCGAAGAAACTAAAAACGATCGCCCAGGTTACCGCAGAGTTTAACAGCAACGCTTTTGAAGCCACTAGCAGGGCCCTGGTCCTCCGGTTGAGGGTAAAAGGCGATGAAAAGATTAAAATAAAGCTTCCCGCGGGAATAGAAAACGTCTCTTCGGTCAGGCTAACTTACCACCTGTCTGACGCCTGGGTAGACGTGGTATACGAAAGAGAGCTAGAGGCTCCAGAAGGCGAACTCTGCTATTTAGCGGGGATAGACCTGGGGCTGGACAACCTTGTCTCGCTTATTTCGACCAACCCGCGGGTGAGGAGCCTGATTGTTTCTGGCAAGGAAATCAAGTCTTTCAACCGCTGGTTCAACAAAAAAGCGGCTGAACTACGTTCAGCTATAGACACTTTAAACAACAAGGTTGCAGAAGAGAAAGATGAAGCACGGAAAAAATCTATGCTGGAAGAACTTTCTGAGTTAAGGCTTTACTTCCACAACCTGTGCAACTACCGCAGACGGTGGATAGAAACCCAGTTTCACAGGATAGCCCGCATTTTGGCGGACTTCCTCTACGAGACGGGGCACAAGAAAGTCTACATCGGCAGCGGGGCCACAACAAGCAAGGACGGGATAAACCTGGGCAGGGTTACCAATCAGAACCTTATGGGCATTCCCTTCCGCAGGTTCATATCTATCTTGAAGTACAAGCTGGAGGAGCTGGGCGTGCAAGCGGAAGAAAAGGACGAACCGTACACCAGTAAGGCTTCGTCTTTATCAGACGACATCCTGGAGATCCAGAAAAAGTACGCTGAAGCTAAAGAAAAGCAGGAAAACGTAACAATTAAGTGTTCCGGTAAGAGAATCGAGCGCGGACTTTACCGGGATGATGCGCTGAATAAAGTTTTCAACGCCGATTTGAACGGTGCCCTAAACATCTTAAAAGTAGGAGCGCAGCTCCGCGAAGTTCCGCTGAACTTCAAAGTCCTCCTTTACAAGTTGAGCACCCCGTTAAAGTTTACGCTCTATGAATTCATTTACGGGTTTAAAAGTAAAGCCGAGTCCCTTTTAGGGATAGGAAATAGTAGGCTGGCGACAGCAGGGTAA
- a CDS encoding sigma factor-like helix-turn-helix DNA-binding protein, translating into MANLTAMQERVLTLRSQGLGVKKIAEVLGLSESTVKTHLKRAQAKLSNPRESEPPPDDLQEILKELEPESSLTVKIEKLARRGIPKKIIAQLTGTTQATVRQIVHRQKKKEEDENNGRRQRERVRTYRLEGEEREKYKSLPPGNKVPDEAAFLYKIYVEIGIENLKPEALALLGTQGLGGWRGRQAVFRARKEMTHRLSFTGRIAAKQWSSRKVAEEIRELHADDAAVTGTPSLERPFKARSSAGTIKERRGNVWWALCEDLLEDAKRTAGLYRPRSWNGFMEELAGRVRDALTGLLIEQLGHRDGYEVYRVCIERTPAVAVRASDQGGAVVELVWEVEGKNRRNGRNGKSPKLKGTVVPLDKGRVALVNGNERMVVDEPAGVNFSARGKVWVAATLETGTTRLIRRGDVIEMDGGIARIVKWSGEHKPKVMEFSGADLAWAIAAYVVRKPCWLVVERPDEKARMWDFTDLDRRLAA; encoded by the coding sequence ATGGCGAATCTCACTGCCATGCAAGAAAGAGTACTGACCCTCAGGTCCCAGGGCCTCGGAGTTAAAAAAATTGCGGAGGTGCTGGGCCTGAGCGAGAGCACCGTTAAAACCCACCTGAAAAGGGCACAGGCCAAGCTCAGCAACCCCCGCGAAAGTGAACCTCCTCCGGACGACCTCCAGGAGATACTCAAAGAGCTGGAGCCCGAATCCAGCCTGACGGTAAAGATAGAAAAGCTCGCCCGGAGGGGCATCCCCAAGAAAATCATAGCACAGCTGACCGGAACCACACAAGCCACGGTGAGACAGATAGTCCACCGGCAGAAGAAAAAAGAAGAGGACGAAAACAACGGGCGAAGGCAGAGAGAAAGAGTAAGGACCTACAGGCTGGAAGGCGAAGAAAGAGAAAAATACAAGAGCCTGCCACCTGGGAATAAAGTGCCCGATGAGGCAGCCTTCCTTTACAAGATCTACGTTGAAATTGGCATCGAAAACCTGAAACCGGAAGCCCTAGCCCTTCTGGGGACCCAGGGGCTGGGGGGCTGGCGCGGCCGCCAGGCAGTGTTCCGGGCGCGTAAAGAGATGACCCACAGGTTGTCCTTCACCGGACGCATTGCGGCGAAGCAGTGGTCTTCACGAAAGGTGGCCGAAGAGATAAGAGAGCTGCACGCGGACGATGCAGCTGTGACCGGAACTCCCAGCCTCGAGCGGCCGTTCAAGGCCAGGTCGAGTGCCGGCACAATCAAGGAGCGCCGCGGCAACGTCTGGTGGGCCCTCTGCGAAGACCTGCTGGAAGACGCCAAGCGCACGGCAGGGCTGTATCGGCCCAGGAGCTGGAACGGGTTCATGGAAGAGCTGGCGGGCCGCGTGAGGGACGCCCTGACGGGACTCCTCATAGAACAGCTCGGGCACCGCGACGGATACGAAGTCTACAGGGTCTGCATAGAGAGGACGCCCGCGGTCGCCGTGAGGGCTTCCGACCAGGGCGGAGCGGTGGTCGAGCTGGTGTGGGAGGTAGAGGGTAAAAACCGGAGGAACGGCAGGAACGGCAAGAGCCCGAAGCTAAAGGGCACTGTGGTGCCGCTGGACAAGGGCAGGGTGGCGCTGGTGAACGGCAACGAAAGGATGGTAGTCGACGAACCCGCGGGCGTGAACTTCTCGGCCCGGGGCAAGGTGTGGGTGGCGGCCACCCTGGAGACCGGCACGACCAGACTGATCCGGAGGGGCGACGTAATAGAGATGGATGGCGGGATTGCCCGGATAGTGAAGTGGTCGGGTGAGCATAAACCCAAGGTAATGGAGTTCTCGGGGGCCGACCTGGCGTGGGCGATAGCAGCTTACGTAGTACGGAAGCCGTGCTGGCTCGTCGTTGAAAGGCCGGACGAAAAGGCCCGGATGTGGGACTTCACCGACCTGGACAGGAGGCTGGCGGCATAG
- a CDS encoding DNA methyltransferase → MNLEHVPVEIVHPHPDNPRLKVREDVVEILASRIREQGFQECYAIVVRPWNGGYQVVSGHHRLEAAKRAGLKTVPCWVREMTDEEAFMELLLSNQQGELTPLERGKHAWEAVQKYSRNGLSVTEYARRVGMAHNTVSDLMAAYEVYQECVARATNLDSLTATHLRIISRADREDWPWLCQMAAEKELSSRVLEEAVAEAKKVSVPPELAGWLDQTELRKQVAADLQRKAGDRWAGVIAKAFELYQSLPEETEIWVVDVEKDTAEKITVKPRKEFVKLLKEKEVNTQSGCEKAKLDVLAWLEENARAYAAWQARKAAEAEAERRRLEEERQRMEVLRKLEPRVYYKSCLNMEEVPDESVDLIFADPPYGVSDGGVTVRSGELAPVDKGEWDRPENVPDPELWLKECWRVLKPGGSIYVSGTLHNIFDVAVAMRRTGFTIQNDIIWYKKNAPPLLARQDMYVPSHETILFATKGPRPSYFDYEGLRAENDGKQLRDVWEIPARSAAETIWLAEGVPANPAQKPEALLERIIRASCPQGGTVLDPFAGTGTTLAVAKRLGRSSIGYETDERMRPVIEQRLDAVRVEVPLGAL, encoded by the coding sequence ATGAACCTTGAGCATGTACCAGTAGAAATAGTGCATCCACACCCTGACAACCCGCGGCTAAAGGTGCGCGAGGACGTAGTAGAAATTCTAGCTAGCCGCATAAGGGAGCAAGGTTTTCAAGAATGTTATGCTATTGTGGTGCGTCCGTGGAATGGAGGGTACCAGGTGGTATCCGGCCATCACCGTTTGGAAGCGGCAAAGCGGGCTGGCTTGAAAACAGTACCCTGCTGGGTGAGGGAGATGACCGATGAAGAGGCTTTTATGGAGCTCCTCCTGAGCAACCAGCAGGGCGAGCTGACTCCTTTGGAGCGCGGGAAGCACGCCTGGGAGGCGGTGCAGAAGTACAGCCGCAACGGGCTCTCCGTGACCGAGTACGCACGGAGGGTTGGAATGGCCCACAACACGGTCAGCGACCTGATGGCAGCCTATGAAGTTTACCAGGAATGTGTCGCGCGCGCGACAAATTTAGATTCGCTGACCGCGACCCACCTTCGCATCATCTCCCGTGCCGACCGTGAGGATTGGCCTTGGCTGTGCCAAATGGCCGCCGAAAAGGAGTTGTCCTCTCGTGTTCTTGAAGAGGCTGTGGCCGAAGCCAAGAAGGTAAGCGTTCCTCCCGAACTGGCCGGCTGGCTCGACCAGACCGAACTCAGGAAACAGGTCGCTGCCGACCTTCAGCGGAAGGCAGGCGACCGCTGGGCTGGCGTCATAGCCAAGGCATTTGAACTGTACCAATCCCTGCCTGAAGAAACTGAGATATGGGTTGTAGACGTAGAAAAGGACACGGCTGAAAAAATAACGGTAAAGCCGCGCAAAGAGTTTGTCAAACTGCTAAAGGAGAAGGAAGTGAACACACAGTCGGGATGCGAGAAGGCGAAGCTTGACGTTCTGGCCTGGCTGGAGGAGAATGCAAGGGCATATGCGGCATGGCAGGCCCGAAAGGCGGCAGAGGCCGAAGCCGAGCGGCGTAGGCTAGAAGAAGAGAGGCAACGCATGGAAGTTTTGCGGAAGTTGGAACCCAGGGTTTACTATAAGTCCTGCCTGAACATGGAGGAAGTGCCTGATGAGAGCGTGGATTTGATTTTCGCCGACCCTCCCTATGGAGTTTCAGACGGCGGGGTTACCGTGCGTTCTGGGGAGTTGGCACCGGTGGACAAGGGCGAGTGGGACAGGCCGGAGAACGTGCCGGACCCAGAGCTCTGGCTGAAGGAGTGCTGGCGGGTGCTGAAGCCTGGCGGCAGCATCTACGTATCCGGCACACTCCACAACATCTTTGACGTAGCGGTGGCAATGCGGAGGACCGGTTTCACCATCCAAAATGACATAATCTGGTACAAAAAGAACGCTCCCCCTCTTCTGGCACGCCAGGATATGTATGTCCCGAGCCACGAGACCATTCTTTTCGCAACAAAGGGACCCCGTCCCAGCTACTTTGACTACGAGGGCTTGAGAGCGGAAAACGATGGGAAGCAACTCAGGGATGTGTGGGAAATACCGGCACGCAGTGCAGCAGAGACCATCTGGCTGGCCGAGGGGGTCCCGGCGAACCCCGCCCAGAAGCCGGAAGCACTCCTGGAGAGGATAATACGTGCCAGTTGTCCCCAGGGCGGCACGGTGCTGGATCCGTTTGCCGGCACGGGCACGACACTGGCGGTGGCCAAAAGGCTGGGACGTTCGTCTATCGGGTATGAAACCGACGAGAGGATGCGGCCGGTGATAGAACAGCGGCTAGACGCAGTAAGAGTGGAGGTGCCCCTTGGTGCCCTATGA